GTGTCGATCAAAATGGCAATGCATGAACCACACACCTAAACAAGAGCAAATACACAAACTATTAGAGATTGCACTTGACTAATTCGCTCCAACGAAATTCACAGGCATAGCCCAAAACATGAATATGAAGTTAACTCACCAGGATTTGTTGCACGGAATCGGATTGCGGCCCAGCCAGCTTTGGGCACGGAGACGGTGTTCTGGTGCGGCGGGTCGACCAAGTTATAGGTGGCCGGGTCCTTCTGCTCGTCAAAATTCCCGAACCCTCTCCCTACCACGTAGAACGTGAAGCCGTGCAGGTGCATGGGGTGGTTCTCGGCGCCAAGGATGGAGGTGTCCTGGAACACCACCTCCACGACGGCGCCGTACTCCACCACCTTCACCTTGGTGCCGCGCTTGGTGGCCCAGCGCTCGACGGGGTCGTTGTCGACGTCCGTGAAGTTGAAGAAGAAGGGCGGCTTGTTGGGGAAGTCCGCCTCGAACACGCCGCGGATGGAGCGGTAGTAGGCGCCGAGGATGTCGACGGACGGGCTTGCGAAGCTGACGTTGTTCAGGCTCGCCGCGAACCGGTTGCCGGCGGGGCCGCCACACGTTTTGTTGGGCGCGCAGGGGAGCACGTTGACAGCGATGGTGATGAGCATGCGCTCGTCGACCTGCCTCGGCACGTCCACCGGGTGGTCCTTGCTGCCCAGGGACCGGAGCTGCGCCGTGTACGCCGTCGCCGAGTCGATGTCGTTGACACCCGGAAGGTTGGCAGGGAACTCCGGCGGGCCACGCGTCGGTGTGTCGTCCATGTATTCCAAGATGGCTGTGGCGGTGCTGTTGTTGACCTCGATGTTGGGGTTGGACGCGAACGTCCTCGCGGCCATGTAGTACCGGCCGCCGTCGGCGCGGTCGGCCTCCAGAAGTGCGTCCATGGTCTGTCCCGGAGCGATCATGATGTGCTTGACGGTGAACGGCTTAGTGTAGTGGCCATCGGTGCCGACCACGGTGAGGTTGTGCCTCGCgacgccgaagaagaggtcgttgGAGAGCCCCGCGTTGATGATCCGGAGCAGGTACGTCTTGCCGTGCTGCACCGGTATCTTGTAGGTGCCGGCCTTGGAGCACGGGAACAGGTCCCCCGGCTGGCCGTTGATGGTGTTCGCGTCCGAGATATTTATCTCGCCGCCGGTTCGCTCTGCCTCCTCTAGTAGATGGTTCACGTCGGCCTTCCACCACTCACCTGCATGCATGAGATCGAACATATCAAGTTAACGACAACTTGGCTTAATTATATAAGTATGATGAAATAAATGGAAGCATGAATGTATATCGTATATATATACCGAGGATGACCGGTATCTCCTTGTGTGGCTTCTTGAAGGGGAAGGTGGTTCCGAGCTTGGGGTGGATGACAATGGCACCATGGACTGTGGTGCGGTCGAAGTCGCTGTGCGCGTGCCACCAGAGCGTACCCTCTTCCTCGGACAAGATGACCCGATAGGTGAAGTTGCCGCCGGGGCGGATGGGACACTGGGTAATGTACTCTGGCCCGTCGGACCACGGGTTGCGTGGCTGGTCCACACCATGCCTGTGTACATATGTCGCGTTAGAAAATATATAATAGGTTTACTGATGGTTATATATATGCAGTGAACGGCCGTCGGCCAGGCTAACTAGCTAACTTACCAGTGGATGGTGATGTTTTTATCGCCTTGGTTGTAGACATTGACGATGACGAGGTCGCCCTTGCGCGCGTAGATGGTAGGGCCGGGGAACTGCCCGTTGACGGTGAGGACGGTCCTCTCCTTGCACAGCCTCGTGTAGTTGCTCTCCTTAATCTGCATAATATGATGAAGAAACGTCACAAGTAAGTTTATGATATGCTGAGATGGCATGTGGAGTACATGTTAATTAAGAAAAATGACTTATGGATGGAGGCTATAGTTATTTAGATAAAGAAATGAATGGAAATAAATGCAAATAGACTTACAAAGAAATCGTGATAACGAGTCTTGGCGCCCTGAGCGGGGCTAACGGAAACCCCCAGCACTAACACCGCCCCAAGTAACCAAAGCACCGCCGGTGTCTTAGCTACACCCATCGTCGGCCGACGGCCGTCGCCACTCACCGTGCTAGCTCAACTCGACCGTGAACCGTCGGAGATCAAGAAGCTAGCTAGCACACAAGTTATGCACGCACGCTAGCTGCTGCTTGAGCAAATTTGGAGACTAATGTGTGGGATGGACTGATGATGGCAACTCCAAGCAGACGCACGAGCTATTTATAGATCGTATGGCGACAAGATCGAGCCCGGTCGACGATGCGTGTGCTGATGTGCATGGTTTCATATGATTAGCTTCTCGTCAAATATAATCGGCAGTCGCTATGGAAAGTGGAGGCTTTGGCAGAAGCCGCCCATGCACATGCAGTTACCCCTGGATTGATTAATTTAATTGTTATTAACCGTTGGTTGGTCGCTGTCATGCATGCTGCGACCACGACAGCGTCAAAGCCTTGAACCCTTCGCGCCAACCGCCCACGGGATTTAGTTTCAGCAGATTTGATTAATCGACCCATGCACGTACGACGTAGGTGCAACTTCTGAAAAATCAAATCAGAAAACACACGATGAGCTTTTGGAACGTGTGGTGGATGCATGCATCCATTCCTGCTTTTCCCTCATCTGGATGGAGCTGCCTTGTTATTTCTATTTTGACGTTATTGTTGTGAGCGATGGTGGCTCGTTTTTTAGCTGGAACGAGCAAAGCTGATCAACGCGTGAGGAAATGAAAGTCGTGCTGAGATTTGTGCCACCCGGGTCCCGGGAGACCTGATCGACTACGCAATCAATTCAATGGAAACAACCATGCATGCATGTCCGATCGTCAAGGAAATGCTAAGGCCCTTCCAATGCTCCATCGTGTACAGGTGCTAAGTGTAGAATTCTATTAACTAACTATTGAATAATTGTTGATGCAATGTGCCAGTATAAGAGGTATATATAAGAGTCAAGCCGCACCTGACCTAGCCCTATTACAAACTGAGTAGGAGTCATAATCCTATTACAAGTTGTATTCTAACATCCGTAGGCTCGACGATGTTGAGACTGAAACGAATGTCTTGAAACAGAGTAGTCGCCAGGCCTTTAGTAAAGATATCAGCGAACTGAGCAGAAGTAAATGAATGTCGATCTCAATATGCTTTGCGCGATGGTGTTGAACCGGATTCCTTGACATGTAGACAGCTGAAATATTATCACAGTAAACAATGGTAGCTTGCTCAATAGGAAGGTGCAGTTCCGACAGCAACTGGCGCAACCAAACCGTTTCAGCAACCGCATGAGCCACAACAcggtactcagcttcagcagacGAGCGGGAGACCGTAACCTGCCTTTTTGAAGACCAAGAAACCAAATTGTTATCAAGAAAAACACAAAATCCGGATGTGGACCTATGAGTATctggacaaccagcccagtctgcatcagagtaagCTGTCAAGGAGGTGGGAGAGGATTTGTTGATATGAAGACCTACGTCTAGTGTGCCTTTGAGATACCGAAGAATACGTTTGACATGATTGTAGTGTGGAATACGAGGATCATGCATGTATAAACAAGCTTGTTGGACAGCAAAAGAAATTTCAGGACGAGTGAGAGTAAGATACTGAAGTGCACCGGTAAGACTACGATAAAGAGAAGGATCAGAGAAAGGATCACCGTCGGCAGAGAGTTTGGAACCTATATCAACAGGGTTACGGGAAGTTTGACAATCAAACATACCAGCACGAGAAAGAAGATCTAGAGTGTACTGTCGTTGAGATAAGAAAAGACCAGAGGAGTCACACGGATAACAGCAATACCTAAGAAGTGGTGAAGAAGACCTAAATCTGTCATAGAAAATTCGTGACGAAGAAGAGAGATAATATGATCTAAAAATTGTTGCGAGGAAGCTGTGAGGATAACATCATCAACATATAAAAGAAGGTAAGCAGTGTTGTTGTTGTGATGAAAGGTGAAGAGTGAAGTGTCAGAACGGGAAGGGATAAAACCGATGGTTTAAGCATAAGTAGAAAAGCGTTGGAACCAGGCACATGgtgcttgtttaagaccataaagaggtTTTTGAAGAAGACAGACGTGATTAGGATAGGAGGAATGTTCGAAGCCAAGAGGTTGTCGACAATAGACTGTTTCTTGAAGAGAGACATGAAGAAAAGCATTTTTGACATCTagttgatgaattggccaggAAGAAGAGACGGCGATGCTAAGAACAGTGCGAATAGTGCTGGGCTTGACAACTggagagaaagtctcatcataatcgataCCGTGTTGCTGAGAGTAACCACGGCATACCCATCGAGCCTTATAATGTGCAAGACTCCCATCAGAATTAAATTTATGGCGAAAAACCCATTTGCCCGAAACGATATTTGTATTGGAAGGACGAGGAACTAACTGCCATGTGTTATTCTGCAGAAGGGCATCATATTCATCCTTCATAGCTGCGGCCCAATTAGGATCTAGGAGAGCTGATTTGTAAGATttgggtagagaggaaggagATAAAGATGCATGAAGATTGAGACGATCTTTTGCAGGTAAACGAAACCCGGACTTGGCACATGTGCGCATGGTATGATCGTTAGTAGGCGCTGGAACGGGAATAGCATGAGCAGGAGGGGTGGGGGAAGATGTGGTGGACGCATCCGGCGCAGCGGAGGAAGCGGACGCGGGAGATGGTGGTGAAGATTGCGGCTGCAGGAGGTCTGCCGCGTCAGAGTGTAATGTGTTTTCCTCTGCCGGGGCAGAGGTGATGACAGAAGTGGTGGCGGCAGGATCTGCTACTGCGGCTGGTTTCGCTGGATTGGTCGGCGGGTGAAAGAAGGGAAGATGATTGCGACGAGAGGGACTAGTGGAAGGCGCGGGTGAGTTGGAATCTAATTGTTGACGCTCGGAAAAGGGAAAAATGTTTCAGCAAATGTTACATGACGAGACACATGAACACGACCACTAACAAGATCTAGACAACGATAACCCTTGTGCTCGTCAGAAAAACCTAGATGGACACACGGGATAGAGCGTGAGGAAAGTTTGTTAGGAGAAGCGGAGTAGGAGTTTGGAAAACAAAGACAACCAAAGACGCGAACGTCAGAGTAATTTGGATGAGTGAGAAATAAAGAGAAGTAAGGAGTAGTTTGTGGGTTAACTTTAGATGGACGAATATTAAGTAAATATGTGGCCGTGTGGAGTGCCTCTGTCCAGAACATCGACGGCATAGAAGATTGAATAAGCAGAGTGTGAATGGTGTCATTAAGAGTGCGAAGAGAACGCTCGGCTTTGCCGTTTTGAGGGGAGGTATAAGGACAGGAGAAACGTAAGAGAATTCCATATTGTAGAAAGAAATTTCTATTTTTAAAGTTGTCAAATTCACGACCATTATCACATTGGATGAATCTTATAGGGAGGAAAAAGTGGACCGAGACATAGCGCTGAAAGTTAACGAATATATTATGAACGTTGGATTTGTTGCCTAAAGGAAAAGTCCAAACATAATGAGTAAAATCATCAAGAATCACGAGATAATACTTAAAACCAGATACACTTTCTATTGGTGATGTCCAGAGATCACAATGAAGTAATTCAGAAGGAAAAGTACTAGAGGATTGAGAGGAACTAAAGGGGAGGCGAACATGTTTGCCCAATTGACATAACTGACACATAGAAGAATTATGAGAATCTCTATTACAAGGTATTGAAAATTCACTAAGGAGTGTGGATAACACATTTTTATTGGGATGGCCGAGACGTTGGTGCCACAGATCAACAGAGGCCACCATAGATGTTGGAGGAGCAGCGACCGGAGCACCATGGAGAGAATATaaatcaccggagctattgaatcgagcgatctcggccttggtcggGTAGTCCTTCACAGACAAACCAAAGAGGTCAAACTCGACAGAAACATGATTATCAGTGGTGATTTGGCGAACAGAAATCAAATTTTTAATAAGAGCAGGAGCTACAAGAACATCACGAAGAAGCAAAGGCTTAGTTGGGGATTGGATTTGAGCCTGACCGACACAGTAAATAGGAATAGAAGATCCATCACCGAGAGTAATAGAGGGAAAAGACGAAGGTGTGCAAGAGGAAAGCAAATTACTCGATGCAGACATATGACGAGAAGCACCAGAATCAAAAATCCAATATGTACCTGAGTtcccttgtgcagcaaagttgtTCATGGCTTGTAGAAAAGCAGCTTGGTCCCAGCTTGAAGTCGAAGTAGAGGCCGGTGTAGTCATGGGAGCTTGCGGGTGTGGTGGCGTCGGCAGTAGGGCCGGCATCGGCGTAAAGAGAGAGGCACCATCATTGTACTGCTGCATGTAGGGGGGCGATGGAGCGCCATAGGATGCATAAGGACTGGTGTTGTAGATCGGTGGCGCATAGGAGGGAGCAGCGTGGTACGCGGCCGTCGGCTGTCGGGGCGCGAGGACGGGCGCGCCGGTGTGAGGGCGAGCACCGGGCTGCCAGCCACCGGTATAGGCAGGCGGGGCACCATATGGCATAGGGGCGGACCAGGGCATAGGCCACGCCTAGACTAGCCATGTCCACGGATCAGGAGATGGGCGCcatccgggcggcggcggtggtgcggTTGATGAAGCCGGGGGCGGCGATGGTGCAGTTGGTGGAGCCGGGGGCGGAGCAGGAGCGGGCGCTGTGCGGAACTGCGGCGGCCTAGGGTTTTTGCCCCGGTAGTTGGGACTTGGACGCCAGCCGGATGGTTGAGGAGGTGCTGTTGGTGGAGGTGGCGGTGGGGACGTCGACGCAGGCGGGCGAGGAGAAGTAGTGAAGACCTGAGGACGGGAGTCCTTCGTAGTTAGGGCACGATCGGCCCATTGGAGCATCGAGCGAACCTCGGCGAAGGAGGGACGCGGACGCATCATAGGGATGAAGGAGGCCTGCTTCTCGAACCGCTCGCTGAGGCCGACGAGGAGGACGTTGATGAGCTGGCGATCGTCGATCGAATCACCAAGTTCACGGAGTTCATCCACGATCGCCTTGAGGCGTTGGCAGTAGACGCCGACTAGTGAATCACCTTGCGCCGTATTacgaagctcggtgtggagatTGTTGGCGCGAGGGTCGACGTTGTCCTGGAAGAGCTGACGAAGGGCCGCCAATGGATCGGCGGCGGAGGCACCGTCACAGTGGACGAGATTGAAGATCTCTATGGAGACTCGCATGTAGATCCATTGAATAATGGCGAGATCATCCTTGACCCATTGTGGATCATGACGTTGAGGAAGAGAGTCGTCGGCAACGTGAGAGCGGAGATTGCATCGCCCAAGGTGGACGACGAAGAGGTGACGCCAATGATAGTAGTTGTGAGCAGCGAGGTCTAGGGTTACGGGGATGTAGGGGCTAATATCAGAGATGGTGTCGGTGAAGGAGATGGAAGGGGGTATTTGTCgagtggttggtgcgacatatgccaacggatggcttatcattgtgggtgccaataagacatcgccggtgcctagaaacgggatgaggcgaagacatgcacgccggcggatcttacccaggttcggggctctccgaggagataacacccctagtcctactctgcggggtctccgcgtcatcactagatcgagaatgggtagctacaatcgctcctagagctgttgggatcaagggagaagaagaacaaggctagctcttgcttctctctatctatggtgtgtgtgtgtgtgctatgcttagaagccaaccctttgcatgggtgctccggggggtttatataggcctaccccccaggggtacaatggtaatccgactgggtgctggtcccagccgtcagtgtctacgctcgccggcttctctgccggctgttgggtcccgccgtctggtgggtcccgccggctgccggcttcttggtcgacaggccggccccaccgcctagagtcttgtcggcggctttttactgtagcctcgcctctgatgacgagggctttgtcgaggtaagcgtggctacagtgggccgcctcgggggctctcactgtagccttacctcgtcttgtctccttaatgggggctcctgcttcgaggcagggagtagccggcttctgggggccggctacgcccttggccgactgggaaaggccgggccgccttcacgcctctctctggctgaaggggcccaccgcccatgggccgtacgggagtctgttgtggatgacgttgaggctagcatggctacagtgccgagccgcacgggagacggccgtcccgtacggcctcctgtagccatgcccgcctcgggcttcgggggtagtgggccgtactgcggccacaccccgtcttgtcgtcgttatgtgggtgtagctttggtggttgtggtctcggccggcttcttggaatcggcgttcttcttggccggcttcttggagtcggccaccccgtagtcgtcccggggaggggtggctgaggctgggtcgccttccgggagtcggcttcggAGGTAgtcggccagggaaggcggcccaatgcttggagtgcttggaggcccgaaggcctgataattttttcagaagaaccgggggcagtcggttaggctacccgtggccatttactccgacagtagtccccgaagctgattgggcttcgaggtggagtaggggttgagaagctcgatcagcttcccatcttagcaagccggcagctgggagccggccttggtcaggcgcgccgcctgagtcgaaatcttccgGAGTCAGAGGGCGGGAGCCcgctggcacgtgcaccgggccgcgggccggccactggccgtccgcgaaccacgtggccctcttggccggaaagcctgccagcccacgcgcgtgatgggacgtcgccgcagggagggggcccgccacgtccgcgccccggcccaggcgcggattgtcTACATCCCGAAACCGCCTGCACGTCCTGTGCGGCAGTTTtggctcgcatttatgcgcaataatcgcgagacgtgggggagtgggtgcagttaatcccacgactcCCCCCGCGTTCGGCTTCTCCGGTCCTGCCgcgcgaggctataagtagggggaggtggagggcggcaggccctcgcacgctcctcctacctccaccatcttcttcgctctCCCGCTCTTGCGACGGCGCCttgccgccgcgctcttccactacgcattcctccgccgccgcgcttgtttttgccatgcctcccgccacggagcagcatggcggggattgggacggctccaacgtccacgacgaccacgtcgagtttctccgcaacacgcggcggctgcccggcgcggacaaggtggaggtccgcctcgttgccggcgaaggaaatcacgccggagccgcaggggggcgagcgggtggtcttccgctcgcacttcttgcgcggcatcggccttccagtgagcgccttcttccgctcctggctcgaattctatcagctccagccgcaccacctcaccccaaacgcggtggtgctgctgtccgccttcgtcaccctgtgcgagggctacctcggcgtcctccctacccttgagctctggggggagttcttccagtcgaagctgggcacgcgcatgcggggcgtgccggctcagactggcaccttcatcgcgtcgcggagatcggtcgccgacaaccccttccccgtcatcccgcTAATCCAATGGGTGAAGAAGTGGAAGTAGTCGTACTTCTAcatgcggaacatcgccccacggggcgactacatcaacctgccggcttacgtagccagcccaccggcgggcaggctgccccagtggtccttccgggctgtgacgctgacgccggctggaaacgccgccatcgcccgactgcgggtgatggtccaattggagggcctgacggggcccgatcttctagccgcgttcgtcacgcgccgggttcttccgctccagagccggcctcatctgatctgtcagatgagcggccagctcgatccgagctgaatgtgcaccaaggagatgccgcgcgaggtcgcctatatggtgaactaccttgcgaactgcaaactcaccgaagagtggcagttcggcaaggagccatatagccgagccaatccgccgcctacggtatgttctccttaTCTCTTTGAttcgttgccgagttcctcttagccgactctaacttagtcggtttgctttttgacagagccctctgctttggccggccggcgggtcagacgcggagcgccgattcgtccccgaccgggccgaacacgatctggaggaccccgacctggcggtggccggtatggacgacgacgtcgagccgggtggtggccaagccggcggcgaagcaggcggctccgggctcgaagtcaccttcgacgactggccggacgacgatgaagccgaggtcgtcccgcgccgccagccggcttctgggcgcggcgcgggctcctccgctgcaccgcctgctcggggcggagggcagaagcgtcgcgccgccgaGGGTTTGTTCGGtagccgaacgaagaagcccagaggcggggcggcagccaccaggcgggaggaggcggccgcgaaggcggctcgcttccgcaaggcggtgaagcaaccgcagaccgtgtcggcgtaagttcactttctttcttatactctttttctttcttttctttggtggttcttgagctcttgtcttcttctccaatgatcagggctccgctgtcgcttgagcgggcggctgctgcctccgtcgtcgagtctcCAAGGGGGTCTAGGAGCACaacccgccgtgtggacccccgcaccgagcttcaggcggcgacagaacggaacgcgcgggaggcgagggaggagcaggaggcacgggaggcggaggcacggaaggcggccgccgcctaggcggcacgggaggaggaggcggcgaaggcgctcgccgatgctgtagccagggcccaagcagaggctgcagCAGTAGAAGCAGCGGGGGaggtcttgatggtcacccctCTGCGTGTTGCGGCGCCGGGgcccatggagccctcgccagagggagccagcggcgaccagccagggctggggggaagcggcgacgacgtcattatcttggagagggcgccggagccgaccccgccaactggggcggcccaaggcggccggcctgatccgccgcctgcacagtcggcggagggcgagccggccgtgagggctgagacggcggtccggattccgtcgagccggcgtgcggggaaggccgcgtcggagccgcagaaggccgcgtcggagccacagccggccgtgggttccagctcgtcggcccgagatgcggaggcggccagcgctacctcggggtggacgccaggcggagggacgaccgtggtgaacgtggctgcacaagatgtccggacccggctccaaagccaagccgcggcgctgaggcagttcaccgacaagttcctcgcgacgcgggcggccatccgggttagtattcccatcttgcttcttcttgatcttgatttcctcttgatcttgatttcttccgtgggggcgcgtcagcgcacccactgggtgtagtccccgagttccgagtcggctgctgagcaggcggcttggaacttcttggtggatttgtctttgctattcttgttcttacttcaatttatgtccatcttgcaggactaccacaaccttcgagtggctgccttcaactcccaggctcgggagctgactcagaagaccgccaaccttactgagagccgaggtacgtgctttgttctttatctcatgtgggggcgcgtcagcgcacccactgggtgtagtccccgagattcgggccgactgctgagcagtcgggtcggatcttccttgacgacttcttactGTTCTTCTTTTCCTGCCGGCTCTGCaacggccaacgccagtctgagggcacaactgggagagtctcagactgcccttcgcgccaaggatgccgagctcgccgccttggtgcaggaacgcgaccgcctggccaagaagttggccgaccaggaggaaggccacaaggcggcactgaaggctgcgcaggaccgcgaagccactctctaggccgagttcgagacggaggcggctggctgggctgaggccaggcagactctgatctctggctacggccagatcgaagatctggttgacggtaagccgcctacctcttcgtcctttcttgccatctgccactttggcttgttttctgattttggtgttcttttcttcctttttttcttctttcttgcccagagtatttccctggctat
This sequence is a window from Aegilops tauschii subsp. strangulata cultivar AL8/78 chromosome 7, Aet v6.0, whole genome shotgun sequence. Protein-coding genes within it:
- the LOC109755006 gene encoding putative laccase-9; translation: MGVAKTPAVLWLLGAVLVLGVSVSPAQGAKTRYHDFFIKESNYTRLCKERTVLTVNGQFPGPTIYARKGDLVIVNVYNQGDKNITIHWHGVDQPRNPWSDGPEYITQCPIRPGGNFTYRVILSEEEGTLWWHAHSDFDRTTVHGAIVIHPKLGTTFPFKKPHKEIPVILGEWWKADVNHLLEEAERTGGEINISDANTINGQPGDLFPCSKAGTYKIPVQHGKTYLLRIINAGLSNDLFFGVARHNLTVVGTDGHYTKPFTVKHIMIAPGQTMDALLEADRADGGRYYMAARTFASNPNIEVNNSTATAILEYMDDTPTRGPPEFPANLPGVNDIDSATAYTAQLRSLGSKDHPVDVPRQVDERMLITIAVNVLPCAPNKTCGGPAGNRFAASLNNVSFASPSVDILGAYYRSIRGVFEADFPNKPPFFFNFTDVDNDPVERWATKRGTKVKVVEYGAVVEVVFQDTSILGAENHPMHLHGFTFYVVGRGFGNFDEQKDPATYNLVDPPHQNTVSVPKAGWAAIRFRATNPGVWFMHCHFDRHVVWGMNTVFIVQDGKAPEVKMLPPPPNMPTC